In one window of Candidatus Abawacabacteria bacterium DNA:
- a CDS encoding zinc ribbon domain-containing protein: METKFRCQSCGMPLGEGFWGSNEDNSHSQEYCKYCFQKGEFVIPKMTINDMINTSVDHMTKELHMNKEEAQKLAQATIPSLKRWRK, encoded by the coding sequence ATGGAAACGAAGTTTCGTTGTCAGAGCTGTGGCATGCCATTGGGAGAAGGTTTTTGGGGAAGTAATGAAGATAATAGTCATAGTCAAGAATATTGTAAGTACTGTTTTCAAAAAGGTGAATTTGTGATTCCCAAAATGACAATAAATGACATGATCAACACTTCAGTTGATCATATGACAAAGGAATTGCATATGAATAAAGAGGAAGCACAAAAATTGGCTCAAGCAACTATACCTAGTCTAAAGAGATGGCGAAAGTAA
- a CDS encoding SulP family inorganic anion transporter, which produces MISHSIGQRLKDNWVSGLTVSLVSIPLSVSLAIAGGASPVAGIVTAIWAGLIASLFGGSDYNIVGPTGALSGILAAHAIAHGAETLPMVAIVTGVIVLVSYALRLAKYIIYVPANTIHGFTLGVAFTIGFNQLNSALGLSGLHVHERLFDNVVESFKHIGNASLTTFITFIVFLGLMFLLVKVRTKLPKLLRLPPAVLLSPIGILLGYLSVNSLIPLKLITLGEKYSDMNATLFIPQSFHFDQSLISTSITVAIVAILETILSAKIADNLTKTKHNRDKEILGLGLANIASGLAGGIPATAALARTALNVKSGANNKISGTVNAICIVIISFFLLNFFKFIPMAIIAAILVNVAVRMVEGQHFVKLYRLDKKGFWISIFVAVITFYVDPMIGILVGTALSLFFFLDTLSRGQFEMVANDRNRKMIESVLGDKVTTITPNTHTLVYSIKGHLTYVDSQAHIARFEHEIKEYEEVVLRLRELYYLDVDGLDAFDEIIETIERRGKKVYLTGVNPLIEQVLLESKNYNRLKESGVVFPSTTKALQFLGFKIKEHTKPKVATRAAKA; this is translated from the coding sequence ATGATAAGCCATTCTATAGGGCAACGCCTGAAAGATAATTGGGTCTCTGGTTTAACTGTGTCTTTGGTTTCAATACCCCTTTCAGTGTCTTTAGCTATCGCCGGCGGGGCATCGCCTGTGGCCGGTATAGTAACTGCGATCTGGGCTGGTTTAATTGCCTCCCTATTTGGCGGTAGCGACTACAATATTGTAGGCCCAACAGGTGCCCTTTCCGGAATTCTCGCAGCTCATGCCATTGCTCATGGAGCAGAAACATTGCCTATGGTGGCAATTGTCACTGGAGTGATAGTGTTGGTTTCTTATGCGTTGCGTTTAGCAAAATATATTATCTATGTTCCTGCTAATACTATTCATGGCTTCACTTTAGGAGTAGCTTTTACCATTGGTTTTAATCAATTAAACTCTGCCTTAGGCTTAAGCGGATTGCATGTACACGAACGTCTCTTTGATAACGTGGTGGAATCATTCAAGCATATTGGCAATGCCTCTCTCACCACATTTATTACTTTTATTGTCTTCTTGGGGCTAATGTTTTTATTAGTCAAAGTGCGCACCAAATTACCCAAATTACTGCGCCTACCGCCAGCTGTATTACTCAGCCCTATTGGTATCTTGTTAGGATATTTGTCAGTGAATAGCTTAATTCCATTGAAACTTATTACCTTAGGCGAAAAATATAGCGATATGAACGCTACTCTTTTTATTCCTCAGAGCTTTCATTTTGATCAAAGCTTAATCAGCACCAGTATTACTGTAGCTATTGTTGCTATATTAGAGACTATTCTATCAGCAAAGATAGCCGATAATCTCACTAAAACAAAACACAATCGCGATAAAGAAATTCTCGGCCTCGGTCTGGCAAATATTGCTTCCGGTCTTGCTGGTGGTATTCCTGCCACTGCAGCATTGGCTCGCACTGCTCTCAATGTCAAAAGTGGTGCAAATAATAAAATTTCCGGTACTGTGAACGCTATCTGTATAGTAATTATTTCTTTTTTCCTACTTAATTTTTTCAAGTTTATCCCGATGGCAATTATCGCTGCCATATTGGTCAATGTTGCTGTTCGTATGGTTGAAGGTCAGCATTTTGTCAAACTATATCGGCTCGATAAAAAAGGCTTCTGGATTTCAATATTTGTGGCTGTAATCACCTTTTATGTTGATCCTATGATTGGTATCCTCGTAGGTACCGCGCTTTCCTTATTCTTTTTCCTAGACACACTTTCTCGTGGTCAATTTGAAATGGTAGCAAATGATCGCAATCGAAAAATGATCGAAAGTGTATTAGGCGATAAAGTTACTACTATTACTCCCAATACTCATACCCTTGTTTATTCTATCAAAGGACATTTGACTTATGTCGATAGCCAAGCTCATATTGCTCGCTTCGAACATGAGATCAAGGAATATGAAGAAGTAGTGCTTCGACTTCGCGAACTGTATTATTTGGATGTTGATGGCTTAGATGCTTTTGATGAGATTATTGAAACCATTGAGCGTCGGGGTAAAAAAGTTTATCTCACGGGGGTCAATCCATTGATTGAACAGGTTTTATTAGAAAGCAAAAATTACAATCGCTTAAAAGAATCTGGCGTAGTTTTCCCATCAACTACTAAAGCATTACAATTTTTAGGTTTTAAAATAAAGGAACACACCAAGCCCAAAGTGGCAACTCGAGCAGCAAAAGCATAA
- a CDS encoding superoxide dismutase, whose product MYQSLPLPYNELNGISQNTLTIHHDKLYVGYVNKLNEIEEKLKTVDRAAANGTYSEFGELKRQESFARDAKILHEAYFAILGGDGQQSGAVVQQIEKDFGSFDLWLADFKACGLVARGWVILAWDMNDGRLHNYICDAHNQGGIWSSIPVIVLDTYEHAYMIDYGSDRKAYIETFMKQLNWSEANRVWEKVKGFSL is encoded by the coding sequence ATGTATCAATCTCTTCCCTTACCTTACAATGAATTGAATGGTATCTCGCAAAATACTTTAACGATTCATCATGATAAATTATATGTTGGTTATGTGAATAAACTAAATGAAATTGAGGAAAAGTTAAAAACAGTAGATCGAGCTGCGGCTAATGGCACTTACAGTGAATTTGGTGAACTGAAAAGGCAAGAATCCTTTGCTCGAGACGCAAAAATTCTTCATGAAGCTTACTTTGCTATTCTAGGGGGCGATGGTCAGCAAAGTGGTGCAGTAGTGCAACAAATTGAAAAAGATTTTGGCTCTTTTGATCTGTGGCTGGCTGATTTTAAAGCCTGTGGTTTGGTGGCTCGTGGCTGGGTTATTCTCGCTTGGGATATGAATGATGGTCGTTTACACAACTATATCTGTGATGCACATAATCAAGGTGGTATTTGGAGCTCTATTCCAGTGATTGTTTTAGATACCTATGAACATGCCTATATGATCGATTACGGTAGTGATCGCAAAGCATATATTGAGACATTCATGAAACAACTCAATTGGTCGGAGGCCAATCGTGTTTGGGAAAAGGTAAAGGGCTTTAGTCTCTAA